Within the Platichthys flesus chromosome 16, fPlaFle2.1, whole genome shotgun sequence genome, the region GGTGAGGCTCTAAGCTGGTGCTTCATTAACTGATTTTTACAGCTCTGCAGGTTTCAggagcctcctctctctctctctctctctctctctctctctctctgttcaggAGCAAGACTCTATCCCTTGCTGCATTTCTTCGGTCTTACCTGTCCGTCCGGTTTCTTCTTATCTCCTAAAGAAGAAAGCAGGTTGTCACCGACAGTGGGAAGGTTTGTTGGAGAGCAGCCTCAAGAGCTTGGTCACACTTGACAGCTTTACTCAGGTCATAGTGCAAGTCCAACATCCACGGGAGGGATCTTGCAGACTTCTACCAGTTCCCATTTTTTTTGTGGTAGAATGAGCGGGTTTTTGTATTTCGTCCTCCCGGCGTTGGGAGGATACACACTCACCTCGTTGTACCTGCTGAAGAACCCACACATTCTCCACAGGAAGAAACGCACAGCCTTTTACTGCACGCACATCTCACATAGAGGaggtaagagagagaggggggggcctGATCAGATTTGTGCAAACAGGTGGATGTTAATTGAATATTCAAGACGTCCTGAGAGaagtaaacacaaattattGATTCGGaaatgaaagttaaaaaaaatagctATTTGATCAATATTCTTAATTGactttaaacaaaatatttcatcacttcatcaatttcgtatttgttttgttttctatctgcttttttttaagtcactaaatatcacaaaatgttaaaaaagagagacaatGTAAATATCTGATTACCTTTACTTCCATATGAAGCCTATTCAAACTGGAATGGAATTTCGatagagttgaaaccaaacaGGCCCAAAAGTCTCCttagatccagatttatttGGAATTATACACACTTGTGAATATCACTTAAACTTTTCGGATTTTatcaacatccatgaattattcctcaGAAATCgatgaaaatgttaaagaaagtaaaatgcCTGGATCTGCCGAATTGAATCCGAAATCATGCCAAATATAAAGGGTTCTTCTTGGGTTCATACCTCTTCCCTTCCCAAAAGTAGTGTTTGGTTTATAGtactaaataacaaacaaacaaatgcagaaaaaataattaatatctTTCTGGAGGTaattaaaaacaagtaaaaagaTGTAGCGTGTGTGCATTATAACTGTATTTCTGGGGCCCCTCTCCCACCACCATCCACCCTGACTCCTCTGTTGGTTCCCAGGATGTGGGGAGAGGATAGAAAGCACCATGGAGGCGTTCACACAGTGAGTACCACACTCTGTGAAAAGAAGACAGCAGGAAATCATCTCTTCAGAAAGTCTACTGGCAGCTGAGGATCGTTTTTCCCTGATTTTGTCTTATATTCCTGGACATTAAGTGTTTTTCCAGCCCAGTCATTTGTCTTGAATCTGATAATAGAATGATCGATAATGGATTTCCGGTGTTTATATGCTCAGCATCTCTCCGACTGTGCGCCCCATGGGTGCTGTCTGATTAACTGAGAGGCTGTTGGCTTCCTCTTGAAATCTGATCTGCATCTTGTTGTTGTCGAGTTCACAAAACGTCAATTTAATGATGGATCGTACAAAATAGATTTGTGCTTTGTGAAGGAATGATTCATATTCATCTCTTTTAAcacctttgtttgtttgcagctttTTAAAGAGATCTTTTCTCCATGTGAACATCTGTCTGCAGTGCGGTGGAGCAGGGCACACAGATGCTGGAGCTGGACTGTCACCTGACACGTGATGGACACGTGGTGGTGTCACATGATGAGAACCTGCTGAGGCAGACGGGACGCGATGTCACCATCTCCTCCCTCGATCTGCAGGTGAGGGGACGCGGGAGTGCTGCTTAGGTCGAAGGTCGCCTTGAGCCGAACCATCTTTCCATTGAAAGGGGTTCGTTATAAGAAAACAGGACAAGTTTCTCAACTTCTCCGATAGTTCGGCTCATAAATATACTTCGGTTTCATTGCAAAGCTGCATGTCTGCACAAACATTGACTCAATGAGAGGCCTGAACGCCTTGTGCAACTAAGGTTTGTGTTATATATTAACAGCAGTCTTTATCGGAGCTCTTCATCAGAAGCGTAGTTGGTTTCCACAGAGTTTAATCACCTTAAAGTAAATGACTGGGTTTTGTGTCCAGCTGTGTTGCAGCAGTGCAGCTCCAGCACTATGTACTATGTCACACTCCAAAGCCTGATGTGTTTAAGGCACAGTCAATTCAAAAGTTTAGTTTCACATGTGGAATGTCTAAGGAGAAGTATTGTGCTAACTTCTTTACTACTGaactaactaacaaactaaccttctctttctccatatacctgtttctccctctcctttagGATTTGCCTTTGTATAAGGAGAGACTGGAGGTGACATTTTATGCAGGTGAGTTCAATCCTCTCATGCTTTAGATTCTAAATCCTTAATAAAACAGCTCAGATCAGGAGGCAGGTGTGTCTCACCCCCCACGGTCCCCCAGGTCACTACAGCAGCGGTGAGGACAGGAAGTTTTCTCTGCTCGAGGACGTGTTCAAGAAGTTTCCTGAGAAGCCCGTCAGCGTGGAGATCAAGGAGAACAACAAGCAGCTGATAGAAAAGGTACAGAACACCGgacgttaaataaaaaaaaacactacatgGCTCTGCAGAAATCTGCAGAGTCTCACTTCTAATTTTACAGTAGAGCAACTTTGAAAGTAAATAGATAAAACCTTGGTAAGCGATAAAACAAATCTACTCATATTTATCCAGTAGTAACATATGCTGAGATTTTCCCTATGCAGTGCACGTTAGGAAATGAATCAGATCACATTAGTTTTAGTTCAGGTTTTACCAATAAGGGCACGGATGTGTGAGGCTGAAGATGTGTAGTGTTAGATGAAGGTGTGTCACAGAGGCAGTCAGTCAACGCTGGGACTAAGAGTCAACATTAGTCTTTTCCCTGCTTGATGAGTCAGCATGTTTTATCTTTGAGAATTCAAGTTAATGTCCTTTATcaacatcaaatatttaaagaaagaaatctgaagacacacacagatacacacacaaaacatgcaaataatacaaagaaaattattaataaatataaagaattcacttaaaataatgaaaccTGGCCAGACTCTTATCGATTATAATTATATGGTTTTAAATGGTTTATATTCTTTCTAGTCATGCCTTTCACATAAGTATTTGCAAATCTAGTATTATTTTTTGTGCATAGTCTTGTCTCACATCCACTGACCTAGATTTGAACTAATATCTCCTGGTCCATGTTTGATCTGTGAGCTCCTTTCGTCCGCTGGCAGGTGTCCGACCTGGTGAGACACTACAACAGGGAGGAGATCACAGTCTGGGCCTCCGTGAACTCTGGGATCATGAAGGAATGCCAAAGAACGGTACATCGGCCACTTGGTGGAGACAGAGTTACTCCTACAGGGTTTTTCCACTAGTTCACAGACAACATGTCATTTAAAAGATCTCTAGGAGCTTCTGTCCCAGCAGCACtagcctgtctgtgtctctgctccctCGTAGAACAGCTCCATGCCGTACAGCTTCTCTATGATCCGaggtctgcagctgctgctcctcttctacAGCGGCCTGCTGCCCTTTGTGCCGCTGGGAGAGAGTCTGCTGCAGTTCTACTTGCCACGCATCTTCAACAGGTGTGTCCTGTGCAGGCTGAGTCCGAGTGTGaggtcatgtgtgtgtatgtgtgtcactACGTAATGAGGTCTTTATTGTTGAAATTCACAATCTAGCTCAGAGAGAAGAGGCAGATCATTGAACCTCATGCTTAAacgtttgttttcctctgttta harbors:
- the gdpd3a gene encoding lysophospholipase D GDPD3a, with product MSGFLYFVLPALGGYTLTSLYLLKNPHILHRKKRTAFYCTHISHRGGCGERIESTMEAFTHAVEQGTQMLELDCHLTRDGHVVVSHDENLLRQTGRDVTISSLDLQDLPLYKERLEVTFYAGHYSSGEDRKFSLLEDVFKKFPEKPVSVEIKENNKQLIEKVSDLVRHYNREEITVWASVNSGIMKECQRTNSSMPYSFSMIRGLQLLLLFYSGLLPFVPLGESLLQFYLPRIFNRTFIPEERILRNRLVVFLIEKVTMRRSLFKHLAARGIQVHLFVCNEDEDIKAAFDVGATGVMSDYPAVQSRYLCRHRSED